One window from the genome of Musa acuminata AAA Group cultivar baxijiao chromosome BXJ1-4, Cavendish_Baxijiao_AAA, whole genome shotgun sequence encodes:
- the LOC135642505 gene encoding U-box domain-containing protein 15-like — MGDVEGEKTNPAAMAAGAGREEGEEHDVADLVGELLEIIDSVGSFGEYRRTQRKESFNLVRRMKLVAPLLEELQDLEYPIPDAAYARLCGLLKAFSAARKLLRCCHDGSKIYLALESEAVMGRFHMVYDRMNQALEGMPYGALVISDEVKEQVELMSLQLRRAKRRIDTQDMELAMDLMVVLSKRDDRNADGAILERLAKKLELQTLPDLRAETMAIKKLIKERCGANADSTQQIMDLLNKFKRVAGVEDSKGLSDVTLPKYLEKCPSLMIPNDFLCPVSLEIMSDPVIVATGQTYERRSIQKWLDAGHRNCPKTRQTLAHLSLAPNYALRNLIMQWCEKNQVELLKRDADQDSDHLEQKEEIPSLVRDLSSIHLDVQRKAVKKIRMLSKENPDNRILIAKHGGIPALVGLIPYPDSKIQEQTVTALLNLSIDERNKRIIAKEGAIPAIIEILKSGTVEAKENSATALFSLSMLEENKVMIGNMNGIPPLVDLLRDGTIRGKKDAATALFNLVLNYGNKARAIDAGIVAPLLNVLCDKNLGMVDEALSIFLLLASHPDGHTAIGQLPFIETVVQLIKEGTPKNKECALSVLLELGTHNSSLVSAALRLGVYEHVCEVEKSGTNRAKRKAKSLFPLINKCKEV, encoded by the exons ATGGGAGACGTGGAGGGGGAGAAGACCAACCCCGCGGCGATGGCGGCCGGCGCAGGaagagaggagggggaggagcaCGACGTGGCCGACCTGGTCGGGGAGCTGCTGGAGATCATCGACTCCGTTGGGTCATTCGGGGAGTACCGGCGGACGCAGCGGAAGGAGTCCTTCAACCTGGTGCGGCGGATGAAGCTGGTGGCGCCGCTGCTGGAGGAGTTGCAGGACCTCGAGTACCCTATCCCCGACGCCGCCTACGCCCGGCTTTGTGGCCTGCTTAAGGCGTTCTCCGCTGCCAGGAAGTTGCTGAGGTGCTGCCACGACGGGAGCAAGATCTATCTG GCATTGGAGAGTGAGGCGGTAATGGGCAGGTTTCATATGGTATATGACAGAATGAATCAGGCATTAGAGGGCATGCCGTATGGTGCGCTTGTTATTTCGGATGAAGTCAAAGAACAG GTTGAGTTGATGAGTTTGCAACTAAGAAGAGCTAAGAGGAGAATTGATACTCAAGACATGGAGCTTGCCATGGATTTGATGGTTGTGCTCTCAAAAAGGGACGACAGGAACGCAGATGGAGCCATACTTGAAAGGCTAGCGAAAAAGTTGGAGTTGCAAACTCTACCAGATTTAAGAGCTGAAACAATGGCCATCAAAAAGCTCATCAAAGAAAGATGTGGGGCAAATGCAGACAGTACACAGCAGATCATGGATCTGCTCAATAAATTTAAACGAGTTGCAGGAGTCGAAGATTCTAAAGGGTTAAGCGACGTCACCTTGCCTAAATACCTCGAGAAGTGTCCATCGTTGATGATTCCAAATGACTTCCTCTGTCCTGTATCTCTGGAGATCATGTCGGATCCTGTCATTGTTGCAACAGGACAG ACATATGAACGAAGAAGCATACAGAAGTGGCTGGATGCAGGTCATCGAAATTGCCCAAAGACTAGACAAACTTTGGCTCACCTCTCTTTAGCTCCAAACTATGCTCTTCGTAACTTGATCATGCAGTGGTGTGAGAAGAACCAAGTTGAGCTGTTGAAAAGAGATGCAGACCAGGACTCTGATCATTTAGAGCAAAAGGAAGAGATCCCTTCATTGGTGAGAGATTTGTCCTCCATTCATCTTGATGTGCAGCGGAAGGCAGTGAAGAAGATCCGCATGCTCTCCAAGGAGAATCCCGATAACAGGATTTTGATCGCTAAGCATGGTGGAATACCTGCTCTGGTCGGCCTGATACCTTATCCCGATTCGAAGATCCAAGAACAGACTGTCACAGCTCTGTTGAACTTGTCGATCGATGAGAGGAACAAAAGAATCATAGCCAAAGAAGGAGCAATTCCTGCTATAATTGAAATCTTGAAAAGCGGCACGGTTGAGGCTAAAGAGAACTCGGCCACAGCCTTGTTCAGTTTGTCAATGCTTGAAGAGAACAAGGTGATGATAGGGAACATGAATGGCATTCCTCCATTGGTGGATCTTCTGCGGGATGGGACCATTAGGGGGAAGAAGGATGCTGCCACTGCACTCTTTAATCTGGTTCTGAACTATGGGAACAAGGCTAGAGCTATTGATGCAGGAATAGTGGCTCCTCTGCTTAATGTACTGTGTGACAAGAACCTTGGCATGGTGGATGAAGCCCTCTCAATCTTCCTTCTTCTGGCATCACATCCTGATGGCCACACTGCCATAGGGCAGCTTCCTTTCATTGAAACCGTCGTGCAGCTGATAAAAGAAGGCACCCCCAAGAACAAGGAATGTGCACTCTCCGTACTTCTTGAATTGGGTACTCATAATTCTTCTTTGGTCTCAGCTGCGCTACGGTTGGGGGTGTATGAGCATGTCTGTGAGGTAGAGAAAAGTGGAACTAATCGAGCAAAGAGGAAGGCGAAGTCCCTTTTTCCGCTTATAAACAAGTGCAAGGAGGTTTAG
- the LOC135642499 gene encoding U-box domain-containing protein 44-like, translated as MTPLLHTSALCSSPPPVSTLTADPIAYSFVASFLGRVERLLLRWTGSNCLGDSGKMATAEPIMNASLVPDSELISRAVQAAYGTIRAARDVLVERHSFAELAAYLDRVVPILDQLKPTTPAANRDGSSPLADAAGILAREVEAARVLALDCGKRNRIYLLLNCRRIVNRLESATREIGRAINLLPLASLDLSSAIRDEAKLLSDSMVRAEFRAAAAEEETLRKLESAIQEHNSDRSYANSLLALIADAVGISKDRTVLKKEFAEFKEEVAEAKLRKDLAEAIQMDQIIALLSRADATSSFKEKEAKYYSKRNSLGSQPLEPLQSFYCPITRDVMEDPVETSSGQTFERSAIERWFADGNTTCPLTMTPLNTGFLRHNITLRKSIEEWKERNNIIIISSMKSKLSLDDEVVLRSLAQLQELCEEKFSNRECVVMEDYLPILVGLLGRNNSQIRNHTLYILRLLVEDSDDNREKIAEVDNAIQSIVKSLARRTDERKAAVALLLELSKNNAICGHIGKVQGCILLLVTIINSDNNQAADDARELLENLSFLDDNVVLMAKANYFQPLLRCLDSGPEYLKMKMVKALAEMELTDHSKETLFKEGALQPLLQMLSLSDADGKRMAIKAIQKLSSFGPNGLQIIRDGAISPLLDLLFQAIPASSNLRDQVAATILNITVSAAALQTNEALSILKSDAEISRLFSLVMLTGPTIQQSILGTFYALCQLPSAKDMRTKLRQFSAVQLLISQCEHRDLSVRASAVKLLSCLMEDGDDNVSVESVTQRCLETLLSIIKTSKDEEEVAAALRIISDLPIGYTHVTRWIADAGAITVFVSYIRDAKLIGPFRNKLIENALRVLCRFTMSTNPECQKIAAKSGLIPLLVQLLGSGTPAAKRYAATLLCQFSESSLSLSRLVERHGGLWCFAPPPEIRCPVHNGVCSAETSYCLLEADAIGPLLSLLGDSDSSICDAALSALSTLIEGERLQSGSKVLHESNGIAPIVKVLSSRSTELQEKALNVLERIFRLQEYKRIYGALAQMPLVDITQRSNGPVRALAARILAHLDVLHDQSSYF; from the exons ATGACTCCATTGCTGCACACATCTGCCCtttgttcttctcctcctcctgtcTCAACGCTGACCGCTGACCCTATCGCTTACTCCTTTGTTGCGTCTTTTCTTGGCAGAGTAGAGCGGCTTCTTCTCCGCTGGACCGGCAGCAACTGCTTAGGAGACAGCGGGAAGATGGCCACGGCGGAGCCGATCATGAACGCCTCGCTCGTCCCGGACTCCGAGCTCATTTCTCGGGCCGTCCAGGCCGCCTATGGGACCATCCGCGCCGCCCGTGACGTCCTCGTCGAGCGCCACAGCTTTGCCGAGCTGGCCGCCTACCTGGACCGCGTCGTCCCCATCCTCGACCAGCTGAAGCCCACGACGCCCGCCGCGAACCGTGACGGCAGTTCCCCCCTCGCCGACGCCGCTGGGATCCTCGCCCGCGAGGTCGAGGCCGCCCGGGTTCTCGCCCTCGATTGCGGCAAGCGCAACCGCATCTATCTCCTCCTCAACTGCCGCCGCATCGTCAACCGCCTTGAGTCCGCCACCAGGGAGATCGGCCGCGCCATTAACCTCCTCCCCCTCGCTTCCCTCGATCTCTCCTCCGCGATCCGCGACGAGGCCAAACTTCTCAGCGATTCCATGGTCCGGGCCGAGTTCCGGGCCGCCGCCGCCGAGGAGGAAACCCTGCGAAAGTTGGAGTCGGCCATCCAGGAGCACAACTCCGACCGGTCCTACGCGAACAGCCTGCTGGCCCTCATCGCGGACGCCGTGGGGATCTCCAAGGACCGTACCGTTCTCAAGAAGGAGTTCGCGGAGTTCAAGGAGGAGGTAGCGGAGGCCAAGCTGCGGAAGGACCTCGCGGAGGCGATTCAGATGGATCAGATCATTGCCCTGCTCTCTAGGGCGGACGCCACCTCGTCATTCAAGGAGAAGGAGGCGAAGTATTACAGCAAGAGGAACTCGTTGGGGAGCCAGCCATTGGAGCCCCTCCAGTCCTTCTACTGCCCCATCACCCGTGACGTGATGGAGGATCCCGTGGAGACTTCTTCTGGGCAGACCTTCGAGAGGAGCGCGATTGAGAGGTGGTTCGCGGACGGCAACACCACTTGTCCGCTCACCATGACACCTCTCAACACCGGCTTCCTTCGGCATAACATCACTCTTAGGAAGTCCATCGAGGAGTGGAAGGAGAGGAACAACATCATAATTATCTCTTCGATGAAGTCCAAGCTCAGTTTGGACGACGAGGTGGTGCTCAGGAGCTTGGCCCAGCTGCAGGAGCTCTGTGAGGAGAAATTTTCGAATAGGGAGTGTGTGGTGATGGAGGATTACTTGCCAATTCTTGTCGGATTGCTTGGAAGGAATAACTCACAGATAAGGAATCACACACTCTATATTCTTCGATTATTGGTGGAAGATAGCGATGATAACAGG GAAAAAATAGCTGAAGTGGACAATGCCATTCAATCCATTGTGAAATCTCTTGCACGGCGCACCGATGAACGTAAAGCAGCAGTAGCGTTGCTGTTGGAGCTATCAAAAAATAATGCAATTTGCGGCCATATTGGAAAGGTACAAGGCTGCATTCTTCTACTAGTGACAATTATAAACAGTGATAACAACCAAGCTGCTGATGATGCTAGAGAGCTTTTGGAGAATCTTTCTTTTCTAGATGACAATGTAGTGCTGATGGCAAAGGCTAACTATTTTCAGCCACTGCTCCGGTGTCTTGACTCAG GTCCAGAGTAtttgaaaatgaaaatggtaAAAGCATTAGCTGAAATGGAATTAACTGATCATAGCAAGGAGACCTTGTTTAAAGAGGGAGCATTGCAGCCACTTCTTCAGATGCTCTCATTAAGTGATGCAGATGGAAAAAGAATGGCCATTAAGGCTATTCAGAAACTCTCCAGCTTTGGTCCTAATGGTTTACAGATCATCAGGGACGGAGCAATTTCACCACTTCTTGACCTACTATTCCAGGCAATACCAGCATCTTCCAATCTAAGAGACCAAGTTGCAGCTACTATTTTGAATATCACTGTATCAGCCGCTGCCTTGCAAACCAATGAAGCCCTGAGTATTCTGAAATCAGATGCTGAAATTTCTCGGCTCTTTTCCTTGGTGATGCTGACTGGGCCAACTATACAACAAAGCATTCTAGGAACATTTTATGCGCTGTGTCAGCTTCCATCAGCGAAGGACATGAGAACTAAGTTGAGGCAG TTTTCTGCAGTCCAATTATTAATTTCACAATGTGAGCACAGAGATCTTTCTGTAAGAGCAAGTGCTGTTAAACTGCTATCTTGCCTCATGGAAGATGGAGATGATAATGTGTCAGTTGAAAGTGTTACTCAAAGGTGTCTGGAGACTTTGCTTTCCATTATCAAAACCTCTAAGGATGAGGAAGAGGTAGCTGCTGCATTGAGAATCATTTCTGATCTTCCTATAGGGTACACCCATGTAACTCGATGGATTGCAGATGCTGGAGCAATAACAGTATTTGTCAGTTATATTAGAGATGCAAAGCTTATTGGGCCCTTCAGGAATAAGTTAATAGAGAATGCTCTTCGAGTTTTGTGCCGTTTCACAATGTCAACAAATCCAGAATGCCAGAAAATAGCCGCTAAGTCTGGATTGATCCCCTTGCTTGTCCAGTTGTTGGGATCTGGCACTCCAGCTGCAAAACGATATGCAGCTACTTTGCTATGTCAGTTTTCAGAGAGTTCACTCAGCCTGAGCAGGCTGGTAGAGCGACATGGAGGTTTGTGGTGCTTTGCACCCCCACCTGAAATACGATGCCCAGTGCACAATGGTGTTTGTTCAGCGGAGACATCATATTGTCTTTTGGAAGCAGATGCCATAGGACCACTTCTGAGTTTGCTTGGAGACTCAGATTCCAGCATTTGTGATGCCGCTCTAAGTGCACTCTCAACACTCATAGAGGGCGAAAGGCTGCAAAGTGGCAGCAAGGTACTTCATGAGTCAAATGGCATTGCACCCATTGTAAAAGTTCTGAGCTCTCGGTCAACTGAGTTGCAAGAGAAGGCACTTAACGTTTTAGAGAGGATTTTTCGACTGCAAGAGTATAAGCGGATCTATGGTGCTTTAGCACAGATGCCTTTGGTTGACATAACTCAAAGAAGCAACGGTCCTGTTCGAGCTTTGGCAGCTAGAATACTTGCTCATTTGGATGTGCTTCATGATCAATCTTCCTATTTCTAA
- the LOC135642513 gene encoding GDSL esterase/lipase At5g55050-like, giving the protein MRPVLHLLLLLLLPLLLAVVVSAEPKVPAVYVFGDSTADVGNNNYLPGDDAKANFPHYGIDFPHQRPTGRFSNGYNGIDFMAIHMGFRRSPPPYLSIVNETHTPILRGLRGVNFASGGSGILDTTGSTITMTKQVQDFAALASNIVSHTNASRAKYLLSRSVFLISSGGNDVFAFFFATNSSPSAAQTQQFYDAMVANYSIHLKALYDLGARKFALIDVPPIGCCPYSRSQHPLGACIDGLNGLAKGVNDRIKLLLANLSSELDGVRYTIGSSYNVVLSMIADPAGVGYKDVKSACCGGGKLGAEAGCSPNTTYCGNRNQYLFWDRIHPTHATSARAGLAFYGGSLEFAAPINLKQLVEE; this is encoded by the exons ATGAGGCCGGTCCTtcatctccttcttctcctcctcctccccctcctccttgcTGTCGTCGTCTCCGCCGAGCCGAAGGTTCCCGCGGTTTACGTCTTCGGCGACTCCACGGCGGACGTCGGCAACAACAACTACTTGCCGGGAGATGACGCCAAGGCAAACTTCCCTCACTACGGCATTGACTTCCCGCACCAGAGGCCGACCGGAAGGTTCAGCAACGGCTACAACGGCATCGATTTCATGG CAATCCATATGGGTTTCCGAAGGAGCCCGCCGCCGTATCTTTCTATCGTCAACGAAACCCACACGCCAATCCTGAGAGGCCTGAGAGGCGTCAACTTTGCGTCTGGTGGATCCGGAATTCTCGACACCACA GGGAGTACGATAACCATGACAAAGCAAGTACAAGACTTTGCAGCGCTCGCATCGAACATCGTGTCGCATACCAACGCGTCCAGGGCGAAATATCTGCTGTCCCGATCCGTCTTCCTCATCAGCTCCGGCGGCAACGACGTCTTCGCCTTCTTCTTCGCCACCAACAGCTCTCCCAGCGCTGCCCAGACGCAACAGTTCTACGATGCCATGGTGGCTAACTACAGCATCCATCTGAAG GCGCTGTATGATCTTGGAGCGAGGAAGTTCGCGCTCATCGACGTGCCGCCCATCGGGTGCTGTCCGTACTCGAGAAGCCAGCATCCCTTAGGAGCATGCATCGACGGACTCAACGGCTTGGCCAAGGGTGTAAACGACCGAATCAAGCTTCTATTGGCCAACCTCTCCTCCGAGTTGGACGGCGTGAGGTACACGATCGGAAGCTCTTACAACGTCGTTCTCAGCATGATTGCCGATCCCGCGGGCGTCG GGTACAAGGATGTGAAGAGCGCATGCTGCGGAGGCGGGAAGCTGGGAGCAGAAGCGGGTTGCTCGCCGAACACCACCTACTGCGGGAACCGCAACCAGTACCTTTTCTGGGATAGGATCCACCCGACGCATGCGACGTCGGCGAGGGCGGGGTTGGCGTTTTACGGTGGCTCCTTGGAGTTTGCTGCTCCCATCAATCTGAAGCAGCTGGTGGAGGAGTGA